The stretch of DNA AAAATGCAGTCTCGCTACGCAAAACTGGAGCGTGGTCGACCAACATGAACGTTCTTTGACCGTGTCGTTGACATTGGTTGACTGCGGCTATCCAATCCGTCGGGTACTCAGCTTTGTAAGGTTGGAAGGTGATGCAAATGAACGTTCAAGACCAAGTAACGCGACTGCATGGCATGATGCGAGTCGGACAAGCAGCGAAGTATCTCGGCGTTTCCGCCGAGACATTACGGAACTGGGATCGTGCTGGTCGATTAG from Rubripirellula amarantea encodes:
- a CDS encoding MerR family transcriptional regulator is translated as MNVQDQVTRLHGMMRVGQAAKYLGVSAETLRNWDRAGRLVATRHPVTGYRYYEPKDLEKFLGEIIKERMPS